The genomic stretch GTCCGAGGCCTACAACCCCCAGCGCACGCTGTTCTGCACGCTGCTCATCCGCACGGCCTTCGACTGGCTGCTCAGCCACCCCGATGCCCCCGAGGACTTCGAGACCTTCTACCACGCCATGCTGAGGAGGAAGCAGAACTTCTGTCGAAAGCACATTTACCTGCAGCCTATAGGTAATGGGGGGATCTTCACTGGGCTGCCTGGAGAGACACAGGAGGGCGGTGGGTGGTGTTGAGTGCTGCTAACACCCTCCTCTAAGGAGTCACCTGCAAATGCAATGGCCAGAGCAAAGACAAGTGTAGCAGGCAGGGCTCTGACACGCCCCCAGTCCAGAGTCACAAGTTGTGGTGGTAGACCTGCCATATAAATGGTATGTGTGCCCCTGGGTGAGGCTCGCTATGAATTTATGCATATATGTACATCAAAGTATGAAACAATGCTGAAAAAACCAGCATTTCTGGAGGTCTGGCTCTGATGGTTCATTAAACACAGCCACCCATTCCCACGTTAATCATTCTGCACATCTTAAACAGGAGAAAACCTTCCAGCATATCTGCTCTGCTAATGAGAGCATACTAATGCCTTGTGCAACCTCTCAAAAAgagctccctctcctcctctaTATCCATAACCATCCAGAGGTGTCCACCACATCCCAGAGTGAGCAATGAGCTCCAGAATGAACCAGCCTGCCCAGGTGCTGTGGCCAGTGCCACAAAACCCCATCAGAGCCTAAAGCTCACCCTGGCTGTGAGGCACTGACAGAGAGCTTCTCCCCTCAGATTTAATCGAAGGCCCCGCTGGGCTCTCGCTGCTGgattccctgcagagctgtgtggagTCTTTCTTCCTGGGCCTGCGTGTGAAGTgccttccctccatcccagtCTCCTCCATCCACTGCTGCTTCCGCCACAGCCGGGACTCGGACAGGGTGCAGCTCCACGCAGGTGAGCCAGGAccaggcagcagggagcccaCAGAGACACCAGCCTGGCACACGGGCACGAGCTCTGCCCTAGGAAATGCCTGACACTGCCTTCAttgcctgtgctgggaggggatgaGGAAGGGAGTGAAAAGGCAGAAATCCTGTTCCCGTGGAAAGGCCAGAGCTTTGAGGCTggaaacaggaataaaaaaaaaaaaagtgactttCATCatattttcctctgctgtttgtGTTTTTCAGTGCTATTATGTTTAGGTCCAGCTCTGGATCGGATCAGCTCTGCGGGAAGGCTCTGTTGATTTGGTGCAGTCTGAGTTCTCCCATCCCCTGTCCAGAGCCAAAGTAAATTATTGGCCTGGGTGGTGCAGGGGGAGAACTCATAGGCCTTTCATGATAGGAAATTTGGGTTCAAGTGTCACAAGTTCCCCAGGGGACTGGATTTGCCAGCTGCCAAACTCACACTGCACAAACATCCACCTGGAATGAGGTGTTTGCAAGTACCATGGGCAGCACATGCTCAGCACagacccagcactgcagccctggggctgttccAGCTCAGTCCTGAACTGCCTGTAGGGAAATTCTGCTCCCAGGTGCTCATTTCCATGGGTTGGTACTGAATTCATCAGCatctctgctttgttttgactctgtgcccagcaccacTTCCAAATTCAAGTCCTCTCTGATTTGAGAGATGGGCTACACAGCCATGGTTCTCCACCTGAGATGATgaatccagcagctctgcctgcttgTAGGCTTGGATTGCATCCTCCTCTCCATCAGCAGCAGAAATTCTGGCTCTGTGCCTTCCAGGGATTCCTCATTTAAATGAACATCTCTCTTGTTTTTGTCCAGATGGGATCCTGAATTTCCTGAAGAACAACAAGCCCATGGATGCCCTGTGTGTCCTTGGACTTACCCTGCTGGATCTTTACCCATGTGAGACCTGGAGCTTCACATTCAGCAAATTCCTGCCAGGACAAGGTGGGCTGGTGTCCCATGGTGATCCAGCACAGTGTGAGAATAAGGCAGcactgtcccttccctgtgAGACTGGAATAGACAAATCTTAACATGCTGTTCCCTTGTAAGAGGAATTAGGCTTTCCCAGGGTGAAATTAGGGGGATCAGAGCTCCTGGTCCAAGCAGAGGTAACTGAGGTGATACCAACCTTTTGGGGAGTGGGTCTCATCACaccctgtgtgcccagctggACTGTGCTCCCACAGCTGTATTTTCATGCTGCCTAAGGTGAGAGACAGCTGTAAAAGAGCAGATGCCTGACTTTACTCCTCTCTCTTCACAGAAGTAGGAGTCTGCAGCTTTGCCAGGTTTTCTGGGGATTTCCCCCAGGCTGGTTGTAGCAGCCTGAACCCACCCACGCAGAAGGAAGAGCTGTGTGAAGTCAGCAAGgagggcagagagaggagccTGCAGTTCAGTGCCCAGGAGATGGTGCAGTGCTGTAAGGTAGGACCAGCAACCTCTGCACCCCGTTTTTTCCTGGGTAGGGTTAAATATTGCAGGCCAGGGCATAAAACACCTCAGCCCAGTGAAAAAGCCATGAGACTGCTCCCAGAAGCACAGGCAGTCACAGCTAAGCCCACACTGAATTCAGACATAAAGATCTTCCATTCTAGTGCACTGCATGGACAGCTCCTACTCCCCTCACCACTGGAGCAAGTGACAACATCAGTTATGGGGAGGCTACAGGATTTgcctcagaatcacagaatggtttgggttggaagggaccttaaagaccatcttgtCCCAAACccctgacatgggcagggacaccttccactaaaccagaCTGTGTCATGGAGCAGGACTGaaacagccctgcccagctcccaggctcaTGCTTGGGTAATCCTGAGTATTTTTCTTGTCAAGCATAGCAGGGCTGATACAGCATTTGGAGGATAATCAGAATATCTGGTGGAGCTGTGTGTAACTAAGGGATGGCTGCaggggaggggtccctgtgccatccctgttACATGGATGGAGGAGAAGAACAGAGAATAATATCTCAGCCAAGTCATCCATTTAAATGCAGAACCCTTAAAACCCCACCAACTCCAACACATCTCTTCATGAGTGCTGTCCTCCCTCATCCCAACATCTGCCAtattccagctctgcctccagtGCTCCTCCCAGAGCTGGCCCACACAGAGCAGTCACACCAGCACCTGCAAAGCCACTTCCCTTTGCTCCCCTGGTATTTGCTCAGGATTTTCTAGTTTGAGACCTCTTCctgtaataattttaaatgataTTAGGTGGCAAttggaggaggagaggagtcctCCATCCTCAGCCTTTCCACAGTTGCCAATTCCCAAGGCAGTCATGCTTGGCCAGCTGACTCCAGCTCAGttttctgctttggcacaaaTGTTAATGGAGTCTGTTCTGGAAGGACTCAGATCTGTTATTGCCAACAGCTTCTTGCACATTTCtcacacagcctgtgctgctcttttcagGCCTCAGTGGGACTggttttcctctttaaaaaacccctaaaacaacaaaaaccaccacATTGTCCttgaggaagagcagcagcagcaccaaacaTTCTGCCTACAGGACCCCCCACATCTGCCTCACCCACACCCACCCCTCCTTCTCCACAACACAAACATGGAGCTGGGAAGAGGCAGCAGGTTCTCCTGTCACCTTGGACaagcctgggctggggaggtgCCATTGCTGAGCAGGAGCTTGCTCAGACTgcagtggagctgggaaggtggaacagcagaggaggaagaggaggaggcagcagaaaCAGGTATGACCATGCACTGCTGTGCTTCCCTGCCAGGTGACCTGCCATGAGATCTGCCACCTGATGGGGCTGGGGACGTGTCGCTGGCTGCAGTGCATCATGCAGGGAGCcctgagcctggaggaggcgCTGCTGCGGCcgctggagccctgccccatcTGCCTGAGGAAGCTGCAGCACGTCGTGGGCTTCAAACTCATCGAGCGCTACCGGGTGAGCCCCAAGCCCGGagcctcctggagcagggacagggcagggccaggctggctcAGCCCAAACCCCAGCACTGAGGGTGCTGCGGCAGCCTGCTGAAGGCAGGAGATCTCAGGAGATCTCAGTACGTAGTGCTGAGGCACCTCACACCTGGACATGGGGGTGTTCTACACAGGCTCTGACCAACAAAGCACTCTGCACGGTTCCAGGGATTTTGGCTCTTCCCAAGGGACACTGCCACAGCCCAACCACACTTTCCTACTCCCAAAAACGaggtgggaagggcagggagattgcaagcaggagcagcaagtgAGTGCAGGGATTCCCACAGCTGCGCCCTTTCCTGTGCCACCCTGGAGTTTTGcctctctggggctgctgggaacAGGGAGGGAACATCATGTGTGCACTTTGCTGCAATTCCTCTGTTTAAATTTATGAGAAAGGATCCCAAATTATGGGACCCTCCAGTATGTGGAGGGTCCCAAACTCATCTTTTCTCACCCACATCACTGCTAACACCACGTTTAGACGGACCAGGAACAATGCTAACACACCCTTAGCTCTTGAAAGGGTTTTCTACCTCTGCTGTCCAAAAAGCAGGATTCAGTAGCCAAATGGTTGGTGGAATAGAAATAATATCCCCATTCTCACTCAGCACCCATCTTCTCCCTGGCTGTGATTCCTGTCTGACACACATCATGCTCAGAGGCAGGATTTTCCTCACTGCCTATTTTAAAGTCTGTGGGTTGTATTTGTAACAAGATATGAGCAGAATGAGGAAGGAGATGCCTCTGGTTTCATTCAGCATGGAATCAGATACACAGAAGCATGGCAAAGACTGTGGGgaaacacacatttttttgtggttttcctaCTTATCTGTGGTGCTGCCAGACCCTTCTCTGACTCTGTGGCTCTTTGGTCCCTACTTCTGTCTGAGAAGTGTCTAAATTGCCCAGACCACCAGAAGATTCTGcttaaataaagcaaataaattctGCTTTATTTAAACACCCAGCCTGTCAGCATCCAGCCAGTGCTTTCATGAAGAGAAAGGCCACCTGCATTCATCTTTTCTAGAAACATTTTTGCCCTTACACCTGCAGCAAATACTGTAATTGGCTCAGCATCCTCTGAACACAAACCTTAAGGAATGATGCACTTGCCAAATGTCACATCTGCTTCCTTGGGAAGGCAAAGCTCAACTAGATACAGCATAAACTGGTGTAGGACAGCTGTGATAATCTCTGTAAGAGGCTTTGCCATAGTGTTGAGAGGAGACATAAATGCCAGAGATCAATTAAATAGTTAAGGAACAGGACAGAAGAGGGCAGAAAGCATTTGGAGACAATAACAGAGAGCAAAGTTAACTTGCCAAGCACGTTAAGCGCAACTCTGAAGTCACATTTCCTCTTGGAAACAATCACAGATCCCCACCTGGCACAAAACAGCTTCAGACACTCCTAAAAACCACAGGAAATGCCAGAACCAAGctgtgcctcagcagcagcaggtaacACTGCTCAGATCTGCAACTGAGACACAGTTTGGGGCAGGAAACCAGTCCTTATGCAGCAGAAAGATCTCCTCAACTTATTTATCTGAGTTGTACTCAGAACCACACTCCATTTTTTATCCCAGCTGATTATTCCAGCATGAGTCATCTTGAAAACTGAAAGCCGGTTAATTATCCTGGTGTTTCCCCACCACAATCAACATTTCCACATTTCCACCTGCTGCTTGTGCAGCATCCCAGGCTGTCCTCACATGGTGGCTGGATGAGTTTGCAGtggccacacacacacagacagcaggTCTCAGTGACATCCTCGGGGTGGACATCCACTTCAGCTGCTCTTGCCTGCAGgtaaacaaaacccacacagagCTCATCCCTTCCTGGTCAAACAGGAGAACATAAGAGGCTGCAGCCCTTCAAACCCACCCAAAGTTCAAATGAAAAAAGCCACCCAAAGGATGAGATAGATTGAAGAGATTCTGGGAATTCAGGCAGTAATCCTGAGTAGAttatcccctttttttttttgccttggacAGCCCAAATGTACTGTTGGAAAATCCACATCTCCACAGCCTTTTTTATTCCTGGGAATTGGGCTAAGTAGCAATTGGGATTCCTTCCCAGATTCACTATTCTTGGGAATGTAGAGCCATTACAAAATCGTGGGCTGCTTGCAGCTTTCCAGTAGCTTTGCTGTCCCCTTCACtagcccagctccctctgcagcttCTGGCACTGCCTTTGTTGGATAAGcccagagggagggaaggaaggccCACTGGAGGTGGGACCAGGCAGGAGAAAAGTTGTCCCTTTACAACTTTTCTTGCCCCAGAGGGAGGGGGCAGGGTGGATTAGCTAAGCTGAAAGAGTCCATTTTATTCCTGTACAGAATTCTTCCCCGAGGCTCCATGCTCAGACTGAAATGAGAAGCAGGGCTGATTTCTCCCACCCACTCAATTTGAGCTCTTTATCCTTTCTGTCACTTGCCTGAAGAGACAGCAatagaggaggagaggagggggaagCAATGGGGGGCTGTGAGGGAagggagctgcacagggctgggaaatctcctgcctgctcctcaaacactgcagctccccctgagctgagcagggacGGATCCAGCTCCGTGCCTGGCACACcgtggggacagcccaggctaATCCTGACACTGCTGAGCCACTGGGGGCTCTGCAGATGGATCACTGGGAGCTACAGAGAgtaaaggagaagaaataggCCACAGGAGTGTGAGAAACTGAAAAACACACATAAAAAAGCTCAACACTGGCAGCAAGGCAGATAAGACCACCTATTAGCCAGGGATGACTGGAGTACTGTGGTTCATTCCTTAAAGCATAAGGAACGaatgtgccaggagcagcctgttATAAGCCTCATTGTggcatttaatatttaaaaaggaaattgtctcagacattttcctttcattaatTCTTTCCTAGAATCAGCCTTCCCACTTGTTCATCTCAGCTCAGGAGGGGAAGAGCTATTCTTGGGAATAAAACACACATTACCACAGGCAGTAACAACCTGATGAAACCCAATTCTTCACCACTATCTGAGGAGTTTCTATAATGACACACTTTCCTCTGGAGAGGCATTGGTTTGCCTTTCCTAGAGACCACAttcacagagcagggagtgaTCTGGTGCAGTTTTCTCCTTACCACCTTCAATAACAGGGCAGATAAAGTCCACATCTgactggaggcagctctgccacagTCCAAGTAAATGGGACAAGAGAAAGCTCCTGCCTTGTAGGGTCACCAGGAGTTGTCTGACCCCATTGTCTGGCAGAGAGGAtcgtggcagcagcagctgagccacCCAAGATAAACAGGTTTACCTGGCAAACACAGCAAAGGTATAAGAGCATCTCTCATCCTCCACAATGAAACCTTTCTCCTCTCACGCAGAAGCTGTATGCCTGGACACAGACCGTGCTGTCCACGTGGCCAAGGCAGGAGTCAGCAGAGCTCTCAGCCTCCGAGGACATGCTCCCGTTCAGCTCCGACTCCGGGATGTGCTGCGAGAACGACTCCGAGGCCGTGACCTCCCTGTCCGAGCCGCTGACCCCCGacacctgcagccagggcctGTCCCTGGggccagagctggagcaggacgagcagcccagctccctgcaggaggggcagggccagccccgGCCCCCCGGGCACACCAAGGCCACGGACACCATCAAGGATTACGAGCTGTGGCTGGAGATGTGCATCGCCGCCCTGGAGAGGAACGTCtctgaggaggagctggctcAAGTGGACAGGAGTGTGGATGCCCTGGCTAAGTGGGAAATGTTCACAGGCCAGCTGCCTGCTATCAGGAAGGACCTGCCCTTTGCTAGGGACAGCACTGGGCTACGCAAAGTTCTTGGAGACAAATTTTCCTCCTTGAGGAGGAAGCTGAGTTCCAGAAAACTTTCCAAAGGGGAATCGTCCCCTCACCGCTGGCGCTGGGAGGACAACtaggctggggctgccttgggCCAGCTTTGCTCACCTCACTGCTTCCAGCCTTCCTCACCCCAGGCTGTTGCTGTCTCAGAGAAACAGCAACTCCCCCCAGGAATAAAAGATGTTTTGATTTCTGAGATTGCTAACACAGTTTTGATGTGATTAGTTCTTCTCCAAGGGTTTTTCCTGTGTTGGTCTAAATGACACCACCAGTCCACACCCACCTCAAGTCCCATGTAggtgcttttgttttcttggtcTGAAGTTGGCCAGGAAGAGCTCAGCCAGGTCCCCACTAAAGGCTGAACATGCTCACACAGGAGCTTGGGCCATCTGAACAAACAGATACAAACAGATTAATCCAGGGCAGCTCCCCCACAGCTCTTCTCTGCTTAGCAGTCAGTTCCAGGCACAGATGAGATTTCCCCCTCAAACACTCAGAGTGCTCTGCTTGCTGTCCCACCAGCAGGAggttgtgctgagcacaggagcACAATCCAGGCTGATGGACTCTCATTATGAGCCGGGGGAAATGGAGGAGATGGgcacagagcaaagcagaaagatccctggcagctctgccccaaaGAGCAGCGTTAGCCTGACAATTGTCTCTTGGCAGACCCTCAAAAGATCTCCTGAGATGCCTCAGTTCAAACAAAGCCAGGCTTGGAGCATGAGCTGGAACTGCCCACATCCTCTGTGGATTGGCACAGGAGAGGAAACCTTAGGAAACATTTACAGACTCATTGATTATTAATGTAAAAAGGGGAACCACACCTGTGCTCCTCTTTCTGCCTTGGGAAGTGACCACCCTGGCGCTTCCCTCTTCCCACTGAGCAGGactgggtgctgtgctggcacccTGAGAGCAAAGCCTCCCTTCCCATGGCCAGGGCACAatgctcctctctgctcctccttttATAGCCAGAGCTGGAGAGGCCGATGGGGAAGGCTgacccctctccatccctgctccctcagccccgaGCACTGATAACGCTCCCACAGCTCATGGCAACGTGGCTGAGCTCCAAATCTCTCCTGGCTAAAAATACCAGCAGGTAGCATCAGACACCAGCAGCTGGGACAAAGGGGAGATGTTTCCCTCcgaggaggcaggagcagcttcgGCTTCCCGGAGCACTTTGAGATCCCCACCCCATCAGGGCGGTTCTGCAGCAGGAAACAAGAGGACAGCTGGAAGACACTGCAAGAACTCCGGAGATTTACACACGCAGGTGAGTAGCAAAGATGGTCTTGCAGTAAATTCAGCTGGGTTCCGGAAACACAAGCGTTTCACATCCGCATGATTCACGCCGGGAGAGAAAGGGAGTTTGGCTCCGGGGCTGATGACGGCAATTCCTGGAAACATTTTCCAGCAGAGCCGCGGCTGCCGCCCTCTCCTGGCAGCCACAAAGGTGACGGCTCCTCATCCAAGGCTTCTCATCCAAGGCATtctttccagcagcagaaaccTTCCAAACAAACCCTGCTTGAATtacaaatcccagctctgcccccgAACTCGCTCAGTTGTTGCCTGAACACAGTTGCTATTTTAAGCAAGAGATTACTCTCTGTTCAGCCTTGTTTGCTCCTCCTTGATTCTGTGCTGAGTTATTGGGCTGAACTTTAGAAACTTCCCAGAAAGAGGCTCAGGATGACAACCCTGCCCAAGGAAGCAGAGGTAGCTTCCCATCATAAAattccagagacagcagagGAGTGGGGTGGCACAGAAGGGCTGGCAGAAGTCACAGATGGGGACTCCTTGTGACACCTGGCACATGTGAgtgctgctgtgagagcaggaattcctgctgaGAGCTCTTGTGACTGTAAATGGGTATTTTTGACACCATCActgccagcaccagcacttACCTGCTCAGCTTGTCCACAAGTGCTGCAGGTAAGACATAAATGAGATGGAAACTCAGAGCTTTACCTGGGCAGCTCAGCAGTGGCCACAGGAAAGGGGCAGAAAGTGGCTGAAAACACCTGGAAGTTcttcagcagctggaggagaaagTCTCTGCAATATTCCACTGCAGGGTTTGGTCATGTGAAGCCATTACTCCTCTTCACAGCAGCAAAGGTTTCCTGCAGGGTCTGTGAGCAGCATTTTGTCCCAGCCCACAGCAATGAAAGGCCTGGAGGCAGCTGGGTCACGGAGGAACAAATCACTGGCCCAGGTTACACTGAAAATGAAGGTTATAATCAGAACTAAAGCACAAAGGCACAGCTCCTACTCCTCTCTGCATGTACCAGAGCTGCAGGGGGGCAGAAAACAGCTGGCACAGGAATAAGCAGTAGGCCAAATTGAAGGTAAGCCCCTAAATGAGATTTCCTGCATGTTAAGCAGCAGGTTCCTGAGGAAATCCTTCTACTTGGAAAGGTGTGGGGACATATCTTGCAGCTAATGAGCAGCTGAGTAAGCTGTGAAACAGAAATCCAGATGAGATAATTAGGAGTCACTCTAAAAGGTCAAGCAGTGGATCAACCATCAGCAAGAAGGAGCAGGGTGCTCTATATATAAATCCAACATGCAGAAATCActggcagtgcagcagccaggactGGGGCTGGTTACAGAAGGTCCAGGAGCAGTTCCTGTGTGAGGCAGGCAGACCTgtgtgctccctgtgcagcagctcagccacagcctggagagcctttggcagaagagaggcaggggaaggaaaggggcACTCAGatgggcagggccagcaggtcCCAGAGgccacagtgccagcagcctgCCCCAGGCTCCATGGGCATGGCCCAGGGCTCTGGAAGGCACTGCTGGTGCTCCTCTGGCTCGTGGTGACAGGCAGACCATGAATCCTGCACCTGAGCCACCTTCAGGAGATGCCTCAGCAGAaccagcacctcctcctgcagctgctgctggttccCATGTAACAACCCCTaatgcccagcacagatccatGTTGGGCTCCTGcggctcagagcagctcccacaccACACCATCCTGtggccacctgcagctccctgccccacCAAGGCAGCCCAGCCTCACCCCCTCTGCCCCAAGCTCAAGGACACTTGTTTTGAAGCAATTTCTGAAGTCTAATGCTGAACATAGTAAAAACCAGGCTTTTAATAGCTTTACGAGCCCATAAAGACAAATATCTTCTCCCAAGAATAAACAGGCAGAACATTCCACTAAACAAGGCCTTGCtggagctgaagggagaggGGAGAC from Ammospiza caudacuta isolate bAmmCau1 chromosome 17, bAmmCau1.pri, whole genome shotgun sequence encodes the following:
- the AMZ1 gene encoding archaemetzincin-1 isoform X1, with the protein product MLQCKHAQEFSFGPRALKDALISTDPALQELYAKAFSRAEKLFLSEAYNPQRTLFCTLLIRTAFDWLLSHPDAPEDFETFYHAMLRRKQNFCRKHIYLQPIDLIEGPAGLSLLDSLQSCVESFFLGLRVKCLPSIPVSSIHCCFRHSRDSDRVQLHADGILNFLKNNKPMDALCVLGLTLLDLYPCETWSFTFSKFLPGQEVGVCSFARFSGDFPQAGCSSLNPPTQKEELCEVSKEGRERSLQFSAQEMVQCCKVTCHEICHLMGLGTCRWLQCIMQGALSLEEALLRPLEPCPICLRKLQHVVGFKLIERYRKLYAWTQTVLSTWPRQESAELSASEDMLPFSSDSGMCCENDSEAVTSLSEPLTPDTCSQGLSLGPELEQDEQPSSLQEGQGQPRPPGHTKATDTIKDYELWLEMCIAALERNVSEEELAQVDRSVDALAKWEMFTGQLPAIRKDLPFARDSTGLRKVLGDKFSSLRRKLSSRKLSKGESSPHRWRWEDN
- the AMZ1 gene encoding archaemetzincin-1 isoform X2, whose translation is MLQCKHAQEFSFGPRALKDALISTDPALQELYAKAFSRAEKLFLSEAYNPQRTLFCTLLIRTAFDWLLSHPDAPEDFETFYHAMLRRKQNFCRKHIYLQPIDLIEGPAGLSLLDSLQSCVESFFLGLRVKCLPSIPVSSIHCCFRHSRDSDRVQLHADGILNFLKNNKPMDALCVLGLTLLDLYPCETWSFTFSKFLPGQEVGVCSFARFSGDFPQAGCSSLNPPTQKEELCEVSKEGRERSLQFSAQEMVQCCKGALSLEEALLRPLEPCPICLRKLQHVVGFKLIERYRKLYAWTQTVLSTWPRQESAELSASEDMLPFSSDSGMCCENDSEAVTSLSEPLTPDTCSQGLSLGPELEQDEQPSSLQEGQGQPRPPGHTKATDTIKDYELWLEMCIAALERNVSEEELAQVDRSVDALAKWEMFTGQLPAIRKDLPFARDSTGLRKVLGDKFSSLRRKLSSRKLSKGESSPHRWRWEDN